From Halostella salina, one genomic window encodes:
- a CDS encoding VWA domain-containing protein: MGGNGGPDGDGRGAGIDEYGTTGSAPDFRAARKHVLVELFRLVRDLRADGASVHAAAAQDAARALAAVGLDDRDRVEAALRASLVAEAGDAAAFDEAFPEFWQRLRGGIDRIATASDGPEASGDDGDGPDATGATDDGDGEADTLDDADPPDLDGEGDGTVEVRIPTERRRASGDRATDPDGADARRYSAVGGSEPVDAATPSVADGDRAAVDRFVDALATLPGRRRRRSPAGSAVDARGALRASLATGGVPMDLPRTDARASELRCCLLVDVSGSVLDTVDRSALLTLAERLTTRALDARVFLFDTDLVEATDAFARADGDPAAALREAGVEWGGGTRIGHAFGTLRRTAPYAVDRRTAVVVVSDGLDVGDSADLSAGITWLADRASAVVWLNPLAVSPAFEPASRGMATVLPYVDALFGFAEAADLGEAARQIETRGLAGPVGYEHDGRRAADGGGSP; encoded by the coding sequence ATGGGGGGGAACGGGGGTCCGGACGGCGACGGCCGCGGCGCTGGCATCGACGAGTACGGCACGACAGGGAGCGCCCCGGACTTCCGTGCCGCCCGGAAGCACGTCCTCGTGGAGCTGTTTCGGCTGGTCCGGGACCTGCGGGCGGACGGGGCGAGCGTCCACGCCGCGGCGGCGCAGGACGCCGCCCGGGCGCTCGCGGCGGTCGGGCTGGACGACCGGGACCGCGTCGAGGCGGCGCTCCGCGCGAGCCTCGTCGCCGAGGCGGGCGACGCCGCGGCGTTCGACGAGGCGTTCCCCGAGTTCTGGCAGCGGCTCCGGGGCGGGATCGACCGGATTGCCACCGCGTCTGACGGCCCGGAAGCGTCGGGCGACGACGGCGACGGGCCGGACGCCACCGGGGCGACCGACGACGGCGACGGCGAGGCCGACACCCTCGACGACGCCGACCCGCCGGATCTTGACGGCGAGGGGGACGGCACCGTCGAGGTCCGGATCCCGACCGAGCGCCGCCGGGCGTCCGGCGACCGGGCGACCGACCCCGACGGCGCGGACGCGCGCCGGTACAGCGCCGTCGGCGGGAGCGAGCCGGTGGACGCGGCGACGCCGTCGGTCGCGGACGGCGACCGCGCGGCCGTCGACCGCTTCGTCGACGCGCTGGCGACGCTGCCCGGCCGCCGTCGCCGCCGGTCCCCCGCGGGGTCGGCCGTCGACGCCCGGGGCGCGCTCCGGGCGAGCCTCGCAACTGGCGGCGTGCCGATGGACCTCCCGCGGACCGACGCGCGGGCGAGCGAACTGCGCTGCTGCCTGCTCGTCGACGTGAGCGGCTCCGTCCTCGATACGGTAGACAGGAGCGCGCTCCTGACGCTCGCCGAGCGCCTCACGACGCGGGCGCTGGACGCACGGGTGTTCCTCTTCGACACGGATCTGGTCGAGGCGACCGACGCCTTCGCGCGGGCCGACGGCGACCCGGCAGCGGCGCTCCGCGAGGCGGGCGTCGAGTGGGGCGGCGGCACCCGGATCGGCCACGCGTTCGGGACGCTCCGCCGGACGGCACCCTACGCCGTCGACCGCCGGACCGCGGTCGTCGTCGTCAGCGACGGGCTGGACGTGGGCGACTCGGCGGATCTCTCCGCCGGGATCACCTGGCTCGCCGACCGGGCGAGCGCGGTCGTCTGGCTCAACCCGCTTGCCGTCTCGCCGGCGTTCGAGCCGGCCTCGCGCGGGATGGCGACGGTGCTCCCCTACGTCGACGCGCTGTTTGGCTTCGCCGAGGCGGCCGACCTCGGCGAGGCAGCACGCCAGATCGAGACGCGCGGGCTCGCCGGGCCGGTCGGCTACGAACACGACGGCCGGCGCGCGGCCGACGGGGGTGGCTCGCCGTGA